A single genomic interval of Amycolatopsis albispora harbors:
- a CDS encoding molybdopterin oxidoreductase family protein codes for MRTAHRTCSICDAVCGLRLTLADDNRVTSVKGDPDDPFSQGYICPKGASFGQLDEDPDRLRHPMVRRGDTWHEVSWDEAFAEVERGLNAVVAQHGREALSVYFGNPTFHTMAGFMYRVPLTQSLGSRNVYSAGTIDQMPKHVSSGYLFGDPMAIAVPDVDRTDHLLVIGANPLESHGSLCAAPDFPRRLKDLRRRGGKITVVDPRRTRTAKFADEHLFIRPSTDAFFLLGVVNTLLAEQLDTVTLDVNGLDELRALTAEFTPAAVSPICGIAADDIARTARELAAAPTAAVYTRIGTCTSEFGTLTQWLVDVVNILTGNFDSPGGVMFTRTAALEVFRTGQAFTTGNFHSRVRGLPEALGELPVATLADEIETPGKGQVKALISIAGNLVLSAPNGPRLDRVLPELDFMVCVDPYLNETTKHANVILPPPRMLQMPHYDFLLLTVTVRNYTRFSPAILPLDDDQLSEAEIMAKLTLIVSGQPASTPASVLDEMIVGQLTGGSEEMRAGLTGDSGPELMLDAMLQLGPYGLSLRKLRENPHGIDLGPLEPRLKELVCTPSGRVELSPPEITGDLTRLRARLAEQAPEFLLIGRRQLRSNNSWLHNVPGLRGGSNQCTLHVNPADAERLGLGEQAVIRSSAGELVVPVEPTDAIMPGVVSLPHGWGHSGRGQRVATTEPGVNANTLTDERVVDVLSGNAVFNGVPVSLAPLPQ; via the coding sequence ATGAGAACCGCGCACCGGACCTGTTCCATCTGTGACGCCGTCTGCGGCCTCCGGCTCACGCTGGCCGACGACAACCGGGTGACCTCGGTCAAGGGCGATCCGGACGACCCGTTCTCGCAGGGCTACATCTGCCCCAAGGGCGCCAGCTTCGGCCAGCTCGACGAGGACCCGGACCGCCTGCGCCACCCGATGGTCCGGCGTGGTGACACCTGGCACGAGGTCAGCTGGGACGAGGCGTTCGCCGAGGTGGAGCGCGGGCTCAACGCGGTGGTGGCACAGCACGGCCGCGAGGCGCTGTCCGTCTACTTCGGAAACCCGACCTTCCACACCATGGCCGGGTTCATGTACCGGGTGCCGCTGACCCAGTCGCTGGGCAGCCGGAACGTCTACTCGGCCGGGACCATCGACCAGATGCCCAAGCACGTGTCCAGCGGGTACCTGTTCGGCGACCCGATGGCGATCGCGGTGCCCGACGTGGACCGCACCGACCACCTGCTGGTGATCGGCGCGAACCCGCTGGAGTCACACGGTTCGCTGTGCGCGGCGCCCGACTTCCCGCGCCGGCTCAAGGACCTGCGCCGCCGCGGCGGCAAGATCACCGTGGTCGACCCGCGTCGCACGCGCACCGCGAAGTTCGCCGACGAGCACCTGTTCATCCGGCCGAGCACCGACGCGTTCTTCCTGCTCGGCGTGGTCAACACGCTGCTGGCCGAGCAGCTCGACACGGTCACCCTGGACGTCAACGGCCTCGACGAGTTGCGTGCGCTGACCGCCGAGTTCACCCCGGCCGCCGTTTCGCCGATCTGCGGCATCGCGGCCGACGACATCGCGCGGACCGCCCGCGAGCTGGCCGCCGCGCCGACCGCCGCCGTGTACACCCGGATCGGCACCTGCACCTCGGAGTTCGGCACGCTGACCCAGTGGCTCGTCGACGTGGTCAACATCCTGACCGGCAACTTCGACTCCCCGGGTGGCGTGATGTTCACCCGCACCGCCGCGCTCGAGGTCTTCCGCACCGGCCAGGCGTTCACCACCGGCAACTTCCACAGCCGGGTGCGCGGCCTGCCGGAGGCGCTCGGTGAGCTGCCGGTGGCCACGCTCGCCGACGAGATCGAGACCCCGGGCAAAGGCCAGGTCAAGGCGCTCATCTCGATCGCGGGCAACCTGGTGCTCTCCGCGCCGAACGGCCCGCGCCTGGACCGGGTGCTGCCGGAACTGGACTTCATGGTCTGCGTGGACCCGTACCTGAACGAGACCACCAAGCACGCCAACGTGATCCTGCCGCCGCCGCGCATGCTGCAGATGCCGCACTACGACTTCCTGCTGCTCACGGTGACCGTGCGGAACTACACCCGGTTCTCCCCGGCGATCCTCCCGCTCGACGACGACCAGCTCTCCGAAGCCGAGATCATGGCGAAGCTGACGCTGATCGTGTCCGGGCAACCCGCGAGCACCCCGGCTTCGGTGCTCGACGAGATGATCGTCGGCCAGCTGACCGGCGGGTCGGAGGAAATGCGCGCCGGGCTCACCGGCGACAGCGGCCCGGAGCTGATGCTGGACGCGATGCTGCAGCTCGGCCCGTACGGCCTTTCCCTGCGAAAGCTGCGGGAGAACCCGCACGGCATCGACCTCGGACCGCTGGAACCGCGGCTCAAGGAGCTGGTCTGCACCCCGTCCGGCCGGGTCGAGCTGAGCCCGCCGGAGATCACCGGCGACCTCACCCGCCTGCGCGCGCGACTCGCCGAGCAGGCACCCGAGTTCCTGCTGATCGGACGGCGGCAGCTGCGCTCGAACAACAGCTGGCTGCACAACGTCCCCGGCCTGCGTGGCGGCAGCAACCAGTGCACGCTGCACGTCAACCCGGCCGACGCCGAGCGGCTCGGCCTCGGCGAGCAGGCGGTGATCCGGTCGTCCGCCGGTGAGCTGGTGGTGCCGGTCGAGCCGACCGACGCGATCATGCCCGGCGTGGTCAGCCTCCCGCACGGCTGGGGCCACTCCGGCCGCGGCCAGCGCGTCGCGACCACCGAACCGGGGGTGAACGCGAACACGCTGACCGACGAGCGGGTGGTGGACGTGCTCTCCGGGAACGCCGTGTTCAACGGCGTCCCGGTGAGCCTCGCGCCGTTGCCTCAGTAG
- the ahcY gene encoding adenosylhomocysteinase, whose amino-acid sequence MNAKLRQVNGLEFAVADLSLAEAGRHQLRLAEHEMPGLMAIRAEYAAAKPLKGARIAGSLHMTVQTAVLIETLVDLGAEVRWVSCNIFSTQDEAAAAVVVGRDGTVDRPTGTSVFAWKGETLDEYWWCTEQLFTFPGGHAPNMLLDDGGDATLLVHQGAEFEAAGVVPEPTEDDPEEYRIVLRTLRESLAADPKRFTRVASEIKGVTEETTNGVKRLYKLAEEGKLLFPAINVNDSVTKSKFDNKYGIRHSLADGINRATDVMLGGKLAVICGYGDVGKGAAESLRGQGARVVVTEIDPICALQASMEGLEVVRLEDVIEKGDLFITTTGNLDIIMAADMARMKHNAIVGNVGHFDNEIDMAGLAKVPGIRKVEIKPQVHEWVFPDGHAIIVLSEGRLMNLGNATGHPSFVMSNSFSNQAIAQIELFTKPGEYDRDVYRLPKHLDEKVARLHLDALGVRLTELTKKQAEYIGVDVAGPYKADHYRY is encoded by the coding sequence GTGAACGCGAAACTGCGGCAGGTCAACGGGCTCGAGTTCGCGGTGGCCGATCTGTCACTGGCCGAAGCCGGCCGCCACCAACTGCGCCTCGCCGAGCACGAAATGCCCGGCTTGATGGCCATTCGCGCCGAATACGCCGCGGCCAAACCGCTGAAGGGCGCGCGGATCGCGGGCTCGCTGCACATGACCGTGCAGACCGCGGTGCTGATCGAGACGCTGGTCGATCTCGGCGCCGAGGTGCGCTGGGTGTCCTGCAACATCTTCTCCACCCAGGACGAGGCCGCCGCCGCGGTGGTCGTCGGCCGCGACGGCACCGTGGACCGCCCCACCGGCACGTCGGTGTTCGCCTGGAAGGGCGAGACGCTGGACGAGTACTGGTGGTGCACCGAGCAGCTGTTCACCTTCCCCGGCGGGCACGCGCCGAACATGCTGCTCGACGACGGTGGTGACGCCACGCTGCTGGTGCACCAGGGCGCCGAGTTCGAGGCCGCCGGTGTGGTGCCCGAGCCCACCGAGGACGACCCGGAGGAGTACCGGATCGTCCTGCGCACGCTGCGCGAGAGCCTGGCCGCCGACCCGAAGCGGTTCACCAGGGTGGCGAGCGAGATCAAGGGCGTCACCGAAGAGACCACCAACGGCGTGAAGCGCCTCTACAAGCTGGCCGAAGAGGGCAAGCTGCTGTTCCCGGCGATCAACGTCAACGACTCGGTGACCAAGTCGAAGTTCGACAACAAGTACGGCATCCGCCACTCGCTGGCCGACGGCATCAACCGCGCCACCGACGTGATGCTCGGCGGCAAGCTCGCGGTGATCTGCGGGTACGGCGACGTCGGCAAGGGCGCCGCCGAGTCCCTGCGCGGGCAGGGCGCGCGCGTGGTGGTCACCGAGATCGACCCGATCTGCGCGCTGCAGGCCTCGATGGAGGGGCTGGAGGTGGTGCGCCTGGAGGACGTGATCGAAAAGGGCGACCTGTTCATCACCACCACCGGCAACCTCGACATCATCATGGCCGCCGACATGGCGCGGATGAAGCACAACGCCATCGTCGGCAACGTCGGCCACTTCGACAACGAGATCGACATGGCCGGGCTGGCCAAGGTGCCGGGCATCCGCAAGGTGGAGATCAAGCCCCAGGTGCACGAGTGGGTCTTCCCCGACGGCCACGCGATCATCGTGCTGTCCGAAGGCCGCCTGATGAACCTGGGCAACGCCACCGGGCACCCGAGCTTCGTGATGTCGAACTCGTTCAGCAACCAGGCCATCGCGCAGATCGAGCTGTTCACCAAGCCGGGTGAGTACGACAGGGACGTCTACCGGCTGCCGAAGCACCTCGACGAGAAGGTCGCGCGCCTGCACCTGGACGCGCTCGGTGTGCGGCTGACCGAGCTGACCAAGAAGCAGGCCGAGTACATCGGCGTGGACGTGGCCGGCCCGTACAAGGCCGACCACTACCGCTACTGA
- a CDS encoding CobW family GTP-binding protein: protein MRKQIPVVLVAGFLGAGKTTLLNHLLHNSSGARIGVVVNDFGSIGVDAMAVAGQVDSMVSLNNGCLCCAVDASGLDGMLARLSGADLDVIVIEASGLAEPRGLIRLLLASEHEHIEYGGLVEVVDGAEFTAVRAEHPELADHVRLADLVVLNKIDRIADGVRETVEELAQGVPVLGVEHGRIDPALLFELPERREEHARQLSFLDLSEEDTADEDHSRHAHARYDSVEFESETPLHPRRFMEFMENRPAGIYRIKGDVDLGLPGHDKKYTVHTVGAFLRLRRSGWAAGERRGTRLVLIGAGIDGETIGKQLRSCEEPDPSQVDSQAMLPVLRFLPEE from the coding sequence ATGCGGAAGCAGATCCCGGTAGTGCTGGTCGCCGGCTTTCTCGGGGCAGGCAAAACCACCCTGCTCAACCACTTGCTGCACAACAGTTCCGGCGCGCGCATCGGCGTGGTGGTCAACGACTTCGGCAGCATCGGCGTGGACGCGATGGCGGTGGCCGGCCAGGTCGATTCGATGGTGTCGCTGAACAACGGCTGCCTGTGCTGTGCGGTCGACGCCAGCGGGCTGGACGGCATGCTGGCCCGGCTGTCCGGTGCCGACCTGGACGTGATCGTGATCGAGGCGAGCGGGCTCGCCGAACCCCGCGGGCTGATCCGGCTGCTGCTGGCCAGTGAGCACGAGCACATCGAGTACGGCGGGCTGGTCGAGGTGGTCGACGGCGCCGAGTTCACCGCGGTCCGGGCGGAGCACCCGGAGCTGGCCGACCACGTGCGGCTGGCGGATCTGGTGGTGCTGAACAAGATCGACCGCATCGCCGACGGCGTGCGCGAGACGGTCGAGGAACTGGCGCAGGGCGTGCCGGTGCTCGGGGTGGAGCACGGCCGGATCGACCCGGCGCTGCTGTTCGAACTGCCGGAGCGCCGCGAGGAACACGCGCGGCAGCTGTCCTTCCTCGACCTGTCCGAAGAGGACACAGCGGACGAAGACCATTCGCGGCACGCGCACGCGCGTTACGACAGCGTCGAATTCGAGAGCGAAACCCCGTTGCACCCGCGCCGGTTCATGGAATTCATGGAAAACCGGCCGGCCGGGATCTACCGGATCAAGGGTGACGTCGATCTCGGTTTGCCCGGCCACGACAAGAAGTACACCGTGCACACCGTCGGTGCTTTCCTGCGGCTGCGCAGATCCGGCTGGGCGGCCGGCGAACGCCGGGGCACCCGGCTGGTGCTGATCGGCGCCGGGATCGACGGTGAGACGATCGGCAAGCAACTGCGCAGTTGTGAAGAACCCGATCCGTCCCAAGTGGACTCACAGGCCATGTTGCCGGTGCTGCGCTTCCTGCCGGAGGAATAG
- the asnB gene encoding asparagine synthase (glutamine-hydrolyzing), translating into MCRIYGFFNAKATPHELRAVAALQHHGGPDGRGTARAGGWGIGNNRLAIVDLDGGAQPYELDDRIKVVFNGEIYNHVRLRAELTAKGYRFDDHCDGNVLPALYHAYGDAFVDHLDGMYAIAVIDLRGAEPRLLLATDHIGMKPLYYRWEPGARSLHFSSELPALLGFGEVAPAEWEAGLDAYLATKTPFGEQTMFDGVRVLPPSTTMICTEYAGLRTYRREPPVAEVLPEDDAAVAGDLRERLRHEVGQLLVADVPVATITSGGLDSSLVTALAAESETELHTFNIAYTGNWPADERRFARQVSDRAGTNYHQVEIDPATFPDLLSDVVWHLGQPNADPITLSTYALFNAVRDSGFKVALTGDAADEVFGGYSRMTAATRADAAGKPWYDNYLDALGVLPATERYALYTDDYRAALAESGPAIPADATGPLATGEGSVLARITEFELGHRLPAYHLRRVDHLSMSGSVEVRLPFCQRSVVSLGRALSDRRRIDDTGVKRTLYAAAAGLLPDAVLNRPKQPFTLPITAMLTPGWPLWDYARDLLAAPRLKAAGQVDVSAVDRLFTRQATEPGDTTALTIWALAVHEIWREQFFGTKRGR; encoded by the coding sequence ATGTGCCGAATTTACGGTTTTTTCAACGCGAAGGCGACACCGCACGAGCTGCGGGCGGTCGCCGCACTGCAACACCACGGTGGGCCGGACGGGCGCGGGACCGCGCGGGCCGGCGGCTGGGGGATCGGGAACAACCGGCTGGCGATCGTCGATCTCGACGGGGGCGCCCAGCCCTACGAACTCGACGACCGCATCAAGGTGGTGTTCAACGGTGAGATCTACAACCACGTGCGCCTGCGCGCGGAGCTCACCGCGAAGGGCTACCGGTTCGACGACCACTGCGACGGCAACGTGCTGCCCGCGCTCTACCACGCCTACGGGGACGCGTTCGTCGACCACCTCGACGGCATGTACGCGATCGCCGTGATCGACCTGCGTGGCGCGGAACCGCGGCTGCTGCTGGCCACCGACCACATCGGCATGAAGCCGCTGTACTACCGGTGGGAGCCGGGCGCGCGGTCGCTGCACTTCTCTTCGGAACTGCCCGCGCTGCTGGGCTTCGGCGAGGTCGCCCCGGCCGAATGGGAAGCCGGGCTGGACGCGTACCTGGCCACGAAGACCCCGTTCGGCGAGCAGACCATGTTCGACGGCGTGCGCGTCCTGCCGCCGTCCACCACGATGATCTGCACCGAATACGCCGGGCTGCGCACATACCGCCGCGAGCCGCCGGTCGCCGAGGTGCTGCCGGAGGACGACGCCGCGGTGGCCGGCGACCTGCGGGAGCGGCTGCGGCACGAGGTCGGCCAGCTGCTGGTCGCGGACGTGCCGGTGGCCACCATCACCTCCGGCGGGCTCGACTCGAGCCTGGTCACCGCGCTCGCCGCGGAGTCGGAAACCGAGCTGCACACCTTCAACATCGCCTACACCGGCAACTGGCCCGCCGACGAGCGCCGCTTCGCGCGCCAGGTCTCCGACCGCGCGGGCACGAACTACCACCAGGTGGAGATCGATCCGGCGACCTTCCCGGACCTGCTGTCCGATGTGGTCTGGCACCTCGGGCAGCCGAACGCCGACCCGATCACGCTGAGCACCTACGCGTTGTTCAACGCGGTGCGGGACAGCGGGTTCAAGGTCGCGCTGACCGGTGACGCGGCGGACGAGGTGTTCGGCGGGTACTCCAGGATGACCGCGGCGACGCGGGCGGACGCGGCCGGGAAACCCTGGTACGACAACTACCTCGACGCGCTGGGCGTGCTGCCCGCGACCGAGCGGTACGCGCTCTACACCGACGACTACCGGGCCGCGCTGGCCGAATCCGGCCCGGCCATCCCGGCCGACGCGACCGGTCCGCTGGCCACCGGCGAGGGTTCGGTGCTGGCCAGGATCACCGAGTTCGAGCTGGGGCACCGGCTGCCCGCCTACCACCTGCGGCGGGTGGACCACCTCAGCATGTCCGGCTCGGTGGAGGTCCGGCTGCCGTTCTGCCAGCGTTCCGTGGTTTCACTCGGGCGCGCGCTGTCCGACCGGCGGCGCATCGACGACACCGGCGTCAAGCGGACGCTCTACGCCGCGGCTGCCGGGCTGCTGCCGGACGCCGTGCTGAACCGGCCCAAGCAGCCGTTCACCCTGCCCATCACCGCGATGCTCACGCCGGGCTGGCCGTTGTGGGACTACGCGAGGGACCTGCTGGCGGCACCGCGGTTGAAGGCGGCCGGTCAGGTCGACGTGAGCGCGGTGGACCGGCTGTTCACGCGTCAGGCGACCGAGCCGGGGGACACCACCGCGCTGACCATCTGGGCGCTGGCGGTGCACGAAATCTGGCGGGAGCAGTTCTTCGGCACGAAGCGGGGTCGCTGA
- the epsC gene encoding serine O-acetyltransferase EpsC, which translates to MAGLIGRLRRAVAASTELLDVIIDRDPSIRSRSEALLHPTVLALAGYRVGNRLYRKERFKSARAVCMLTRVLTGGIEIHPGARIGRRFFIDHGCGVVIGETAVIGDDVSLFHQVTLGSYGWWQDRERADGRRHPKLGNGVTVGANASLLGPITVGDNALIGAQSLVLHDVPADAHVRAPAGDVVHRSSSNTVVRLPRAS; encoded by the coding sequence ATGGCGGGGCTGATCGGGCGGCTGCGCCGGGCGGTGGCCGCGAGCACGGAACTGCTGGACGTCATCATCGACCGGGACCCGTCCATCCGGTCCCGCAGCGAGGCGCTGCTGCACCCGACGGTGCTCGCGCTCGCCGGGTACCGCGTCGGGAACCGGTTGTACCGCAAGGAAAGGTTCAAGTCGGCGCGCGCGGTGTGCATGCTCACGCGCGTGCTGACCGGCGGCATCGAGATCCATCCCGGCGCGCGGATCGGGCGCCGGTTCTTCATCGACCACGGCTGCGGCGTGGTGATCGGGGAAACCGCGGTCATCGGCGACGACGTGTCGTTGTTCCACCAGGTGACGCTGGGTTCCTACGGCTGGTGGCAGGACCGCGAACGCGCCGACGGCAGGCGGCACCCGAAGCTCGGCAACGGGGTGACGGTGGGCGCGAACGCGAGCCTGCTGGGGCCGATCACGGTGGGGGACAACGCGTTGATCGGGGCGCAGTCGCTGGTGTTGCACGACGTGCCGGCGGACGCGCACGTCCGGGCACCGGCGGGGGACGTGGTGCACCGGTCCTCTTCGAACACGGTGGTACGCCTGCCGCGGGCCAGCTGA
- a CDS encoding winged helix-turn-helix transcriptional regulator has protein sequence MSRTYGQFCGLARAMEMVGERWGMLVVRDLLLGPKRFTDLRAGLPRIPSSILSARLNELEEAGVVRRRVLPQLDASVVYELTEYGSELEAVVLQLGLWGARSLGSPGEEDVFTMDSAILSLYTTFRPEVATNVRASFELHYGPTMTLHALIDGEDLKVGEGPYPDADLTVTCYGSIKPVFAKEISPQEALDQGILSISGDPALLEVFADLFHIPAAPRKVEGLAVR, from the coding sequence ATGAGTCGAACGTACGGACAGTTCTGCGGCCTGGCACGTGCCATGGAGATGGTGGGCGAGCGCTGGGGCATGCTGGTGGTCCGCGACCTGCTGCTCGGCCCGAAGCGCTTCACCGACCTGCGCGCCGGGTTGCCGCGCATCCCGTCCAGCATTCTCTCCGCCCGGCTGAACGAGCTGGAGGAGGCCGGCGTGGTCCGGCGCCGCGTGCTGCCGCAACTGGACGCCTCGGTGGTCTACGAGCTCACCGAGTACGGCAGCGAGCTGGAAGCCGTCGTGCTGCAGCTGGGCCTGTGGGGCGCCCGGTCGCTCGGGTCGCCGGGTGAGGAGGACGTGTTCACCATGGACTCGGCCATCCTGTCGCTGTACACCACGTTCCGGCCGGAGGTGGCCACGAACGTGCGCGCCAGCTTCGAGCTGCACTACGGCCCGACGATGACGCTGCACGCGCTGATCGACGGCGAGGACCTGAAGGTGGGCGAGGGCCCCTACCCCGACGCCGACCTGACGGTCACCTGCTACGGCTCGATCAAGCCGGTGTTCGCCAAGGAGATCTCGCCGCAGGAGGCGCTGGACCAGGGCATCCTGAGCATCTCCGGGGACCCGGCGCTGCTCGAGGTGTTCGCCGACCTGTTCCACATCCCGGCCGCGCCGCGCAAGGTCGAGGGCCTGGCCGTCCGCTGA
- a CDS encoding AfsR/SARP family transcriptional regulator produces the protein MLVSEVPAGSDSPGGTAESAVTFTLLGPLEVLKDGVDYAPTAPKILQLMAMLLMRPGKVVQIDSIIQELWANKPPRSVRTTMQTYVYQVRRCIEQNKLAADPEAMLATKPPGYVFRIDPAQVDVFEFQQLCRRGRDELEARRFADAARSFRGALGLWSGPALANVNCGSVLAAYAVDLAEQRRAAQHLRIEAEIEAGMHRELVGELRSLVTANPLDEGLHGQLMRVLGRSGRRSDAMATYRQLRTRLTTELGVEPCDELQLLHHELLSAGDPS, from the coding sequence GTGTTGGTTTCCGAGGTTCCGGCCGGGAGTGACAGCCCCGGCGGCACGGCCGAAAGCGCGGTGACGTTCACCCTTCTCGGCCCGCTCGAGGTGCTCAAGGACGGTGTCGACTACGCGCCGACGGCGCCGAAGATCCTGCAGCTGATGGCGATGCTGCTGATGCGGCCGGGCAAGGTCGTGCAGATCGACTCGATCATCCAGGAGCTGTGGGCGAACAAGCCACCCCGCAGCGTGCGCACCACCATGCAGACCTACGTCTACCAGGTCCGCCGGTGCATCGAGCAGAACAAGCTGGCCGCCGACCCCGAAGCGATGCTGGCCACCAAGCCCCCCGGCTACGTCTTCCGCATCGATCCGGCGCAGGTCGACGTGTTCGAGTTCCAGCAGCTGTGCCGGCGCGGCCGCGACGAGCTGGAGGCGCGGCGCTTCGCCGACGCGGCCCGCTCGTTCCGCGGTGCGCTGGGCCTGTGGTCCGGCCCGGCGCTGGCCAACGTCAACTGCGGTTCGGTGCTCGCCGCCTACGCGGTGGACCTGGCCGAGCAGCGCCGGGCCGCGCAGCACCTGCGGATCGAGGCCGAGATCGAGGCTGGCATGCACCGCGAGCTGGTCGGCGAGCTGCGTTCGCTGGTCACCGCGAACCCGCTCGACGAAGGCCTGCACGGGCAGCTGATGCGCGTGCTGGGCCGCAGCGGCAGGCGGTCCGACGCGATGGCCACCTACCGGCAGCTGCGCACGCGGCTGACCACCGAACTGGGCGTCGAACCGTGTGACGAGCTGCAGCTGCTGCACCACGAGCTGCTCTCGGCCGGAGACCCCTCCTGA
- a CDS encoding TOMM precursor leader peptide-binding protein, whose amino-acid sequence MDGGVAARVPVFKRHLRAEVNEGEGAYLFSEHGVTALRGARVASLAALLDGNHDFESLLRAQPGGMDADQVSSLIGQLVEAGLVSLRAPEETEVDEQAQAYWDACGVAAADAARAAVATVALVGVNTTTGVAAVSRALTESGVDVHSGPHPAADLTVVVCDDYLDPALAEADAAQRALGKPWLLAKPAGTRVWLGPFFEPDRPGCWHCLANRLWGHRHAEACVQATLGRQGPAARPVPSLPSLAAAAGNLIALEVTKWLAGHRYPGQRSVWTFDTQDFEGSRHELRARPQCANCGDATLFTSRACKPVRLNPARKASSAGGGHRTLLPAQVLDRYQHLVSPVTGIIKEIKQDPNAPAFVNSYRSGVNLSRNITGLNAFRANLRAENGGKGLTPLDAQVGALCEAIERFSGTFQGDEFRIRASLRALGELAVHPNDCLLFDERQYATREDWNPRRSAFNHIGEPFDEDEVTDWTPLWSITGSRHRMLPTAMLYYGAPPHPAVAADSNGNAAGSSMEDAILQGTLELVERDAVAIWWYNRLRLPAVDLDAFAEPWVTELREQYARLGREVWVLDATADLGIPVMVAVSRRVDRPGERIMLGFGAHLDPRIALRRALTELNQLLPGCLDESVLPSDPDAAAWLSEATVANQPYLLPDPAVPARVPAEFGYVPREDVREDVDALAGLLAEHGLEMLVLDQTRPDVGLPVVKVVIPGIRHFWARFAPGRLFDVPVRLGRLPEPTPYHELNPMPLFL is encoded by the coding sequence ATGGACGGCGGTGTCGCGGCGAGAGTTCCGGTTTTCAAGCGTCACCTGCGTGCCGAGGTCAACGAGGGCGAAGGTGCCTACCTGTTCTCCGAGCACGGGGTCACCGCACTGCGCGGGGCGCGCGTTGCCTCGCTCGCGGCACTGCTGGACGGCAACCACGATTTCGAAAGCCTGCTGCGCGCCCAGCCGGGAGGCATGGACGCGGACCAGGTGAGCAGCCTGATCGGCCAATTGGTCGAAGCCGGGCTGGTCAGCCTCCGCGCGCCGGAGGAAACCGAAGTGGACGAACAAGCGCAGGCGTACTGGGACGCCTGCGGGGTGGCCGCCGCCGACGCCGCCCGCGCGGCGGTCGCCACGGTCGCGCTGGTCGGCGTCAACACCACCACCGGCGTCGCCGCGGTCAGCCGGGCGCTGACCGAGTCCGGAGTGGACGTCCACTCCGGACCGCATCCGGCCGCCGACCTGACCGTGGTGGTCTGCGACGACTACCTCGACCCGGCGCTGGCCGAGGCGGACGCCGCCCAGCGCGCGCTGGGCAAGCCGTGGCTGCTCGCCAAGCCGGCCGGCACCCGGGTCTGGCTCGGGCCGTTCTTCGAACCGGACCGGCCGGGGTGCTGGCACTGCCTGGCCAACCGGCTCTGGGGGCACCGGCACGCGGAGGCCTGCGTGCAGGCCACGCTCGGCAGGCAGGGCCCGGCGGCCCGGCCGGTGCCGTCGCTGCCGTCGCTGGCCGCCGCGGCGGGCAACCTGATCGCGCTGGAGGTCACCAAGTGGCTGGCCGGGCACCGCTACCCCGGGCAGCGTTCGGTGTGGACCTTCGACACCCAGGACTTCGAGGGCAGCAGGCACGAGCTGCGTGCCCGGCCGCAGTGCGCGAACTGCGGTGACGCCACCCTCTTCACTTCACGGGCGTGCAAGCCGGTGCGGCTGAACCCGGCCCGCAAGGCCTCCTCGGCCGGCGGCGGGCACCGCACGCTGCTGCCCGCCCAGGTGCTCGACCGCTACCAGCACCTGGTCAGCCCGGTCACCGGGATCATCAAGGAGATCAAGCAGGACCCCAACGCACCCGCGTTCGTCAACTCCTACCGGTCCGGCGTGAACCTCTCCCGCAACATCACCGGGCTGAACGCCTTCCGGGCGAACCTGCGTGCGGAGAACGGCGGCAAGGGCCTGACCCCGCTGGACGCACAGGTGGGGGCGCTCTGCGAGGCCATCGAACGGTTCTCCGGCACCTTCCAGGGTGACGAGTTCCGGATCCGCGCCAGCCTCCGCGCGCTGGGTGAGCTGGCCGTCCACCCGAACGACTGCCTGCTCTTCGACGAGCGGCAGTACGCCACCCGCGAGGACTGGAACCCGCGGCGCTCGGCGTTCAACCACATCGGCGAGCCGTTCGACGAGGACGAGGTGACCGACTGGACCCCGCTGTGGTCCATCACCGGGAGCAGGCACCGGATGCTGCCCACCGCGATGCTCTACTACGGCGCGCCGCCGCATCCGGCGGTGGCGGCCGACTCCAACGGCAACGCCGCGGGCAGCAGCATGGAGGACGCGATCCTGCAGGGCACGCTCGAGCTGGTGGAACGCGACGCGGTGGCGATCTGGTGGTACAACCGCCTGCGGCTGCCCGCGGTCGATCTCGACGCCTTCGCCGAGCCGTGGGTGACCGAGCTGCGGGAGCAGTACGCCCGGCTGGGCCGTGAGGTCTGGGTGCTCGACGCGACCGCCGATCTCGGCATCCCGGTGATGGTGGCGGTGTCACGCCGTGTCGACCGTCCCGGCGAGCGCATCATGCTCGGCTTCGGCGCGCACCTCGACCCGCGCATCGCCCTGCGCCGTGCGCTCACCGAGCTGAACCAGCTGCTGCCCGGCTGCCTGGACGAGAGCGTGCTGCCGTCCGACCCGGACGCGGCGGCCTGGCTGAGCGAGGCCACCGTGGCCAACCAGCCCTACCTGCTGCCCGACCCGGCCGTGCCCGCCCGAGTTCCCGCCGAGTTCGGTTACGTGCCGCGGGAGGACGTGCGGGAGGACGTCGACGCGCTGGCGGGCCTGCTGGCGGAGCACGGCCTGGAAATGCTGGTGCTCGACCAGACGCGGCCGGACGTCGGCCTCCCGGTGGTCAAGGTGGTCATTCCCGGCATCCGGCACTTCTGGGCCCGGTTCGCCCCCGGCCGCCTGTTCGACGTGCCGGTGCGGCTGGGCCGGTTGCCGGAACCGACGCCTTACCACGAGCTCAATCCCATGCCACTCTTTCTGTGA